The following DNA comes from Janthinobacterium sp. TB1-E2.
TGTGCGGCAGGGACTGCCGGCGCGGATTATTCGTTGAGAAGCAGGCTCGAACCTTTTACCCCAAGGTCGTAACGGCCGGGGTCAGACCCGGCGGGTCTGACCCCGGCTAAATCTCTCCACCCGCCATCAGCAGCCGGGCTACCTCGGCTGCTGAATGCAGGCCCAGTTTTTCCATCGTGTTATGGCGGTGCACCTGCACCGTCTTGTCGCTGATGCCCAGTTCGCGGGCGATGACTTTCGACGCTTTGCCTTCGGCCATCAGCAGCGCCACTTCGCGCTCGCGCGCCGTCAATGTCGCCAATGCTGCCTGTGCCGTATTGGTGCTGGCGGCGCTGCGGCTTTCGTCCACGCTACGGGCCACGGCGCGCGAGACGGCGTCCAGCAGCACCTGGTCCTTGCATGGTTTTTCCAGAAAATCGCAGGCGCCTGCCTTCATCGTCTGCACGGCCATGGCCAGGTCGCCGTGGCCGCTGAGGAAAATCACGGGTAGCGCAATCGCGTGGCGTGATAGTTCCTGCTGCAATTCCAACCCGCTCATCAAAGGCATGCGCACGTCGAGCAGCAAGCAGCCGGGCGCATGGCCCGCGTAGCGCTGCAGGAAATCGCGCGCCGATTCGAACGTTGCCACTTTCCAGCCAGCCGAATCGAACAGATAGGCCAGCGAGCGGCGCATGGCGGCATCGTCATCGACGACAAAGATGATGGCATCGCTTTCATTCATGGTGTTTCCTCTTGCATTTCCTTGTGCGCTTCCATATGCGTATCTTCAGGGAGCCGGAACCAGACCGTCAAGCCTGGCGCATCAGCGTTGGCGTGCGCCGACAGGCTGCCGCCGAACGATTCGATGATGCTTTTGCTGAGTGACATGCCCAGTCCCAGTCCTTCGGCTTTGGTGGTAAAGAACGGTTCGAACAATCGCGCCATCTGCGCTGCCGGCAGGCCGCATCCCGCGTCGCGCACGGCTACCGTGCAGGCGCCGTTTTCGCGGTGCAGCAGCACGCCGATCGGATGCTGCGGATTGCCGTTTTCCACCTGCGCATCGAGCGCGTTTTTCAGCAGATTGAGTAGCACCTGCTGCACTTGCTGCGGGTCGGCCAGCACGCGCAGCTCAAGATTGCAGCCTTCGTGGTTCCAGCTGATATGGGCGTGCGGATGTGCGGCGCGGAACAGCGATACGGCTTGCTCGACGGCGCCGGCCAGGGCGAAAGCCGTGCTGTGCGCGGGACGCTTTTGCGCCATCGCGCGGATGTGACGGATGATGGCGCCCGCGCGTTCGCTTTGCGTGGCGATCTCCTGCGCGCCGTCGAGCAGGGGCGCCGCGTCGAGCCGGCCGGCCGCGATGCGGCGCGCCATGCCGCGCGCGAAATTGCCGATGGCCGCCAGCGGCTGGTTCAATTCGTGCGCGATGGCGCTGGCCATTTCGCCCAGAATCGCCAGGCGCGCCGTGTGGTCGAGCGTGGCCTGGCGCTGGCGCGCCTGCTCTTCCAGCGCGCGCTGCTGGTGCTGGGCCGCGCGCAATTGCTCCGTGCGTCGGCTGACCAGGTATTCCACGCGCACCGTGTGCACGGCCCAGGCAATAAGTAGGGCCAGCACCAGCAGCATCCAGCCCCAGTAGCGGCGCAGCGCCGTCTCGAACGTCAGCTTGTCCAGGTAGGCGTAGGGGCCGATGTGCAAGTCGCGGAACAGTTCATCGACGATCTGGTAATCGCTGGGCACCGTCCAGCTGTAGCCTTCGCTGGTGCGCGGCATGGCCAGCAGGGCTTGCGCCACTTTTTTTGCCAGCGCGGGCGGCGTCTGGCGCAGGGCCACGAAGGGCCAGTCCGGATACAGCCGCGACGAGCTGGCGCAGCGAAAGCCGGGTATCGGGCGCGTCGTGATCACGCGCAGTTCCTCGGCCCGCACTTCGCCGCGCGCCACCATCTGTTCCAGCAGGCAGGTGCGCACGATGCCCGCATCCATGTGCCCGGACCTTACGGCGTCGACGATCTGCTGCGAGGGAAAGCCGCTGTAGCGCAGGCTGGCAAAATCGTGCGTGGGATCGATGCCCGCTTCGCGCAGTTCGCGCGCGGCGATCTGGTAGCCGCCAAAGGCATCGGGCGCCACGGCCATCACGTTCTTGCCCGCCAGATCGGCCAGGTCATGCAAGGGCGACGCGCTGCGCACGACGATGGCCGAACCGATGGCCTGGCGCGGCGAGTCCGTCCATGGCGATTCCAGGGTGGCGATGCGGCTGGCG
Coding sequences within:
- a CDS encoding response regulator transcription factor — protein: MNESDAIIFVVDDDAAMRRSLAYLFDSAGWKVATFESARDFLQRYAGHAPGCLLLDVRMPLMSGLELQQELSRHAIALPVIFLSGHGDLAMAVQTMKAGACDFLEKPCKDQVLLDAVSRAVARSVDESRSAASTNTAQAALATLTAREREVALLMAEGKASKVIARELGISDKTVQVHRHNTMEKLGLHSAAEVARLLMAGGEI
- a CDS encoding sensor histidine kinase, translating into MRRLAVLALAILFSPVHADTALPEVRIGVLAYKGGDAVQQDWSYVTRHLQASIPGIRFILADYDQAGLTRAVQSQAIAFAITSSGHYVALEHSDGASRIATLESPWTDSPRQAIGSAIVVRSASPLHDLADLAGKNVMAVAPDAFGGYQIAARELREAGIDPTHDFASLRYSGFPSQQIVDAVRSGHMDAGIVRTCLLEQMVARGEVRAEELRVITTRPIPGFRCASSSRLYPDWPFVALRQTPPALAKKVAQALLAMPRTSEGYSWTVPSDYQIVDELFRDLHIGPYAYLDKLTFETALRRYWGWMLLVLALLIAWAVHTVRVEYLVSRRTEQLRAAQHQQRALEEQARQRQATLDHTARLAILGEMASAIAHELNQPLAAIGNFARGMARRIAAGRLDAAPLLDGAQEIATQSERAGAIIRHIRAMAQKRPAHSTAFALAGAVEQAVSLFRAAHPHAHISWNHEGCNLELRVLADPQQVQQVLLNLLKNALDAQVENGNPQHPIGVLLHRENGACTVAVRDAGCGLPAAQMARLFEPFFTTKAEGLGLGMSLSKSIIESFGGSLSAHANADAPGLTVWFRLPEDTHMEAHKEMQEETP